In Fibrobacter sp. UWT2, one DNA window encodes the following:
- a CDS encoding DUF1998 domain-containing protein: MKKNNSGYYTPVEDFDLARERKAAIRSFAPGNEIIVKGCRFRSLGIRVNYRQRFGVHIEGSDVVKKVFKCPNCGTVYPNAVLGDTCKNCISIDTGNNFELIAQNTVEPEAFLSNIATKKKGVRNPVHMPYKVKTQVDGTIEETKKSEFASMDYLDASKVHTFNAGLGDEGFIYCSSCYAVYPKQRGNDLYNARMRFPAPARDTCAHSMVNDPFYLYSQFSTNSLFIKIAPEYRISNVFTDQVKNTLGVALKSAIVQELDMEEKEIDFCLPSPMQDCDLILFDTNVGGAGYIKRIADNFDRVFAAAVQNVLLGSPEHQKNCSGACSCCLVSYSSQFLFQNAESAPNRIETLKALEVDKIVENEKFLKFKDSTAKLGYKITNRDNVQNQIANQNNTVAICLDTLTLAFFETEIWRTLKERTTGVEFLLTRVPNEASIANIKRLIGLFGEDCIKTVETDARCGIYINNDTMFGLLDWDAQNFHQVYDDGTNQATWIEARNETIIPKNEWKLPEAKIMSNSGETTEIIEDYKLDRLVNKVLSKFVDINNFPLDLSTAVSWSYEDSYALNKDCGKHYNDFKKEVITAILKFFKAQDLLKDRARGRIVYSMEFDPPKISLADIAAEQKGLPQAEAKIVLHDRAFRIKYQDGSVLSISFGKGLSTFDYDNRKFVKYPGQLSWYINKP, translated from the coding sequence ATGAAAAAGAACAACAGTGGCTACTACACCCCAGTAGAGGATTTTGATCTTGCTCGCGAGCGCAAAGCAGCAATTAGAAGTTTTGCTCCCGGCAATGAAATCATTGTCAAGGGCTGCCGTTTCCGCTCTCTAGGCATCCGCGTGAACTACCGGCAACGTTTCGGCGTACACATAGAAGGTTCCGATGTGGTAAAAAAGGTGTTCAAGTGCCCAAATTGCGGAACAGTCTATCCTAACGCAGTGTTAGGAGACACATGTAAAAATTGCATTTCCATAGATACAGGGAACAACTTTGAACTTATTGCGCAGAACACCGTTGAGCCAGAAGCGTTCCTTTCCAACATCGCCACAAAGAAAAAAGGCGTTCGCAACCCGGTTCATATGCCATACAAGGTAAAAACCCAGGTTGACGGCACCATTGAGGAAACAAAGAAATCGGAATTCGCTTCAATGGATTATTTAGACGCCAGTAAAGTGCACACATTTAATGCCGGCCTTGGAGACGAAGGGTTCATCTATTGTTCTTCATGCTACGCCGTTTACCCAAAACAAAGGGGTAATGATTTATACAATGCAAGAATGAGATTTCCGGCACCGGCAAGAGATACATGCGCCCATTCCATGGTCAATGACCCGTTCTATCTCTATAGCCAATTTTCGACAAATTCTCTATTTATAAAAATAGCTCCCGAATACAGAATAAGCAACGTCTTTACCGATCAGGTAAAAAACACTCTAGGCGTGGCATTAAAATCAGCCATCGTCCAAGAGCTGGATATGGAAGAAAAAGAAATTGATTTCTGCTTACCCTCGCCCATGCAGGACTGCGACTTAATTCTTTTTGACACCAATGTTGGTGGAGCAGGATATATTAAGCGTATTGCGGATAATTTTGACCGAGTTTTTGCAGCAGCAGTCCAAAACGTTTTGCTAGGCAGTCCTGAACATCAAAAGAATTGTTCCGGAGCATGTTCTTGCTGCTTGGTTAGCTACAGTTCTCAATTCCTTTTCCAGAACGCAGAATCTGCACCAAATAGAATCGAGACCTTAAAGGCTCTTGAAGTCGATAAAATTGTAGAGAACGAGAAGTTCCTCAAATTCAAGGATTCCACCGCCAAACTTGGCTACAAAATCACAAACCGCGACAATGTACAAAATCAAATAGCCAACCAGAACAACACTGTGGCTATATGCCTGGACACCCTTACGCTAGCATTCTTTGAAACAGAAATATGGCGGACGCTTAAAGAGCGCACCACAGGAGTCGAGTTCCTATTAACTCGGGTTCCAAACGAAGCTTCTATAGCAAATATAAAACGACTAATTGGTCTGTTCGGCGAAGACTGCATCAAAACTGTTGAAACAGATGCTCGCTGCGGCATTTATATAAATAACGATACAATGTTCGGGCTTCTCGATTGGGATGCTCAAAATTTCCATCAAGTATACGATGATGGAACAAATCAGGCAACATGGATTGAAGCAAGAAACGAAACTATCATACCGAAAAACGAATGGAAATTACCTGAAGCCAAAATTATGAGCAATTCGGGAGAAACAACAGAAATCATTGAAGACTACAAACTAGATCGGTTGGTCAATAAAGTTCTATCTAAATTTGTAGATATAAACAATTTCCCGCTGGACCTTTCCACAGCTGTATCTTGGTCTTATGAGGACAGCTACGCCTTGAATAAAGATTGCGGCAAGCATTATAACGACTTTAAAAAAGAAGTTATAACAGCGATATTGAAATTCTTCAAGGCCCAGGATTTACTGAAAGATCGAGCAAGGGGAAGAATTGTATACTCTATGGAGTTTGATCCTCCAAAAATTTCTTTAGCCGATATTGCAGCAGAACAAAAAGGATTGCCACAAGCCGAGGCAAAAATAGTACTCCATGATAGGGCTTTCAGAATTAAATACCAAGACGGTTCTGTATTGTCCATATCATTCGGAAAGGGTCTTTCCACATTTGACTACGACAATAGGAAATTTGTGAAGTATCCGGGACAACTCTCTTGGTACATAAATAAACCATAA
- a CDS encoding YhcG family protein, which produces MYRNIAFCQFNVKRKIFLQRKWSPLARKKRVYIKIGTVSIRPTGAFPLYGKKMTPRIVRSHDVHVDSDYSKWIAELKQRYRSAQVKAAVRVNTEKLQFNWSLGQDLVHKKAEERWGAGVVEQLSLDLRREFPDTDGFSVSNLWYMKKWYCFYTQKGNSTNFNQANDEKLQRPVGELAMGKFMRFESVLPTIFTSVPWGQHIDIITKCRSVEEALFYIKQVVEKGLSRPALQNCIKADLYSHQGKIVNNFSENLPELQSKLVQEVLKENYDFGFATVSHEIYDEAELENALTQNVTELLLEMGTGFAFIARQKEIIVGNHSRKLDLLFYHIRLRCFVVCELKVVPFEPEFIGKLNFYVNAVDNLMKAPEDNPTIGLLICSNMDSTDVRWSFRGLGTPMGVATYNNIRIKDMLPSKELLIERMHQAQKEVRATKRMIRKK; this is translated from the coding sequence TTGTACCGTAATATCGCTTTTTGTCAGTTCAATGTAAAGAGAAAAATCTTTTTACAACGAAAATGGTCTCCACTAGCCCGAAAAAAGCGTGTATATATAAAGATAGGGACAGTCTCTATTCGCCCAACGGGGGCGTTCCCGCTTTATGGAAAAAAAATGACCCCAAGAATAGTAAGGTCGCACGATGTTCATGTTGATTCTGATTACTCCAAGTGGATTGCCGAGCTTAAGCAACGGTATCGCTCGGCGCAAGTGAAGGCTGCCGTCAGGGTAAACACCGAAAAATTGCAGTTTAACTGGTCGCTAGGGCAAGATTTGGTCCACAAAAAGGCAGAAGAACGCTGGGGCGCGGGTGTCGTGGAGCAACTCAGCCTTGATTTGCGACGAGAATTCCCCGATACGGACGGATTTTCCGTGTCAAATCTTTGGTATATGAAGAAATGGTACTGTTTCTACACGCAAAAAGGTAATTCGACCAACTTTAATCAAGCTAATGACGAAAAACTCCAACGGCCCGTTGGAGAATTAGCCATGGGTAAATTCATGCGGTTTGAAAGTGTTCTGCCAACCATATTTACTAGTGTCCCTTGGGGGCAACATATAGATATTATAACCAAATGTCGCAGTGTAGAGGAAGCTCTTTTCTACATAAAGCAGGTAGTCGAAAAAGGGTTAAGTCGCCCAGCCCTTCAAAACTGCATCAAGGCTGATCTTTACAGTCACCAAGGCAAGATTGTCAATAATTTTTCCGAAAATCTTCCCGAATTGCAAAGCAAATTGGTTCAAGAGGTGCTGAAAGAAAACTACGATTTCGGCTTTGCAACCGTAAGTCACGAGATTTATGACGAGGCAGAATTAGAAAATGCCCTGACGCAGAACGTCACTGAACTTTTGCTCGAAATGGGAACAGGTTTTGCTTTTATAGCGCGACAGAAAGAAATTATCGTAGGCAATCACAGTCGCAAGCTCGACCTGCTTTTTTACCATATCCGCTTGCGTTGCTTTGTCGTTTGCGAATTGAAGGTAGTGCCATTCGAACCAGAATTCATCGGCAAGCTGAATTTCTACGTGAACGCGGTGGACAACTTGATGAAAGCCCCCGAAGACAACCCGACTATCGGGCTGCTGATTTGCTCCAACATGGATTCGACCGATGTAAGGTGGTCTTTCCGAGGACTAGGTACGCCAATGGGAGTCGCCACATACAACAACATCCGCATCAAGGATATGCTGCCCTCGAAGGAATTACTGATTGAACGCATGCATCAGGCACAAAAGGAGGTGCGCGCCACAAAGCGGATGATTCGAAAAAAATAG
- a CDS encoding fibrobacter succinogenes major paralogous domain-containing protein gives MKRQTLILMLMMVFCAGGTFAAPKKGTMTDPRDGKTYKTVKIGKQTWMAENLNYWVRDSHCYGDRKIDFPVDAYAVKDSNCAKYGRLYTWNAALKACPTGWHLPSKKEFEVLAKAVGGTLGKDGDRWNDAGKKLKSASSWINNDGKDRSGDDAFGFSALPAGIMQVNEDYGFNGAFFWSSTENLNGFAYFMRFYYDYDEAYLYDNDKNYGFSVRCIKD, from the coding sequence ATGAAAAGACAGACTTTGATTCTAATGCTTATGATGGTATTCTGTGCGGGAGGAACTTTCGCAGCTCCGAAGAAGGGAACCATGACAGACCCCCGAGATGGCAAGACGTACAAAACGGTGAAAATCGGCAAACAGACCTGGATGGCAGAGAACCTGAACTACTGGGTACGGGACAGCCACTGCTATGGCGACAGGAAAATTGATTTTCCTGTCGACGCTTATGCAGTAAAGGATTCTAACTGCGCCAAGTATGGTCGCTTATACACCTGGAATGCGGCCCTGAAGGCGTGCCCTACAGGCTGGCACCTGCCTAGTAAAAAGGAATTCGAGGTGTTAGCAAAGGCTGTAGGCGGCACACTAGGTAAGGACGGAGATCGCTGGAATGATGCGGGCAAAAAGTTGAAATCTGCCAGCAGTTGGATTAACAATGATGGTAAAGATCGCAGCGGTGATGACGCCTTCGGGTTCTCGGCGCTTCCTGCCGGTATCATGCAAGTCAACGAGGATTACGGCTTCAATGGCGCGTTCTTCTGGAGTTCTACAGAAAACCTTAACGGATTCGCGTACTTTATGCGCTTCTACTACGACTACGACGAGGCGTACCTATACGACAACGATAAGAACTATGGTTTCTCTGTTCGTTGCATCAAGGACTAG
- a CDS encoding T9SS type A sorting domain-containing protein, with the protein MKAPNLITAACLLAFCGMSSAYTLNGTVTTKDGNAIQGADVKLLKRNKATTTDAQGKFTFKEESSHLSAARSAGNFSLANGVLNFTQSGATPVQVKVFDMVGNQVFAQTLQGSGSVDLNSVIKSQGTYLARVKLGSAQESIRFNATGNYSGSFKQGGKALMKVDGVEKDTLSVAFEGYETVKVFLPNLDTTVAIKMNEESTEETFKFGYALGNAPTPSKGCGSNSKLQKVKSVENGDQFQIQVGSDSRKYFITLPKNYDNTKPHKVLFALHCYGSSGEDFVHHNADYDHPTPYYGQQVLDKNGDYIFVSLDAIGGLWNKGQGDHDFFAQTLTTLNENYCIDTSRVFITGFSYGAMFSYSLMQDMQSRVRAAATYAVADYNIWLPEGNNMKNLPIAWMNVHGVNDGRCDYNRAKNSALPRILKRNGKADANGDFTDASSEKPKEVSGNTGHVCYDFTTVDERFPVKWCSWPGDHQWTAHDTGNMGVGWNWESTWVPEEVHKFFEQF; encoded by the coding sequence ATGAAAGCGCCTAATCTAATTACGGCTGCATGCCTCTTGGCATTTTGCGGAATGTCGTCTGCATATACCTTAAACGGTACTGTCACCACTAAAGACGGCAACGCCATTCAAGGTGCAGATGTAAAGCTTCTCAAAAGGAACAAGGCCACCACCACTGACGCCCAGGGCAAATTCACCTTCAAGGAAGAATCGTCCCATTTGAGCGCGGCTCGTAGCGCCGGCAACTTCAGCCTGGCCAATGGCGTCTTGAACTTTACGCAAAGTGGCGCCACCCCGGTGCAGGTCAAAGTTTTCGACATGGTCGGAAACCAGGTATTTGCGCAGACGCTGCAAGGTTCCGGTTCGGTGGACCTGAATTCCGTCATCAAGTCGCAGGGCACTTATCTGGCCCGCGTCAAGCTCGGCTCGGCGCAAGAATCCATCCGCTTTAACGCCACAGGCAACTATTCGGGCTCCTTTAAGCAAGGCGGCAAGGCACTCATGAAGGTCGACGGCGTCGAAAAGGATACCTTGAGTGTCGCGTTCGAAGGCTACGAAACCGTAAAGGTGTTCCTCCCGAATCTCGATACGACCGTCGCAATCAAGATGAACGAAGAGTCAACCGAAGAAACCTTCAAGTTCGGTTACGCACTCGGTAATGCGCCCACCCCGAGTAAGGGCTGTGGCAGCAATTCCAAGTTGCAAAAGGTCAAGAGCGTCGAAAACGGCGACCAGTTCCAGATACAGGTTGGCAGCGATAGCCGCAAATACTTTATCACCTTGCCCAAGAACTACGACAACACGAAACCACACAAGGTGCTTTTCGCATTGCACTGCTACGGTAGCTCCGGCGAAGACTTCGTGCACCACAACGCCGACTATGACCACCCCACTCCGTATTACGGCCAGCAGGTGCTCGACAAGAACGGCGACTACATCTTTGTCTCGCTCGATGCCATTGGCGGTCTGTGGAACAAGGGCCAAGGCGATCATGACTTCTTCGCCCAGACGCTTACTACTCTGAACGAAAACTACTGTATCGATACGAGCCGCGTGTTCATTACGGGCTTCAGCTACGGCGCCATGTTCAGCTACTCCTTGATGCAAGACATGCAGAGTCGCGTGCGTGCTGCCGCTACTTACGCCGTGGCTGATTACAACATCTGGCTGCCTGAAGGCAACAACATGAAGAACCTGCCGATTGCCTGGATGAACGTTCATGGCGTGAACGATGGCCGCTGCGATTACAATCGTGCCAAGAATAGCGCTCTTCCGCGAATTCTGAAGCGTAACGGCAAGGCCGATGCGAACGGTGACTTCACCGACGCTAGCTCCGAAAAGCCTAAGGAAGTAAGCGGCAATACGGGCCACGTCTGCTACGACTTCACGACGGTCGACGAACGCTTCCCCGTCAAGTGGTGTAGCTGGCCGGGTGACCACCAGTGGACTGCTCACGACACCGGTAACATGGGCGTGGGTTGGAACTGGGAAAGCACTTGGGTGCCCGAAGAAGTCCACAAGTTCTTCGAACAGTTCTAA
- a CDS encoding mobile mystery protein A: protein MDQRIMLLRALTQKMGDLQHLRNSVTGKLSWVSSVRQALGMTASQLASRLGVSSPRITKMESNELNLKISTMEKIAQSMDCDFVYGFVPKDSLQATIDRQARKKAAQILTKVNANMALEDQLAKDPHILDDLANEMITKNIKRIWDE, encoded by the coding sequence ATGGATCAACGTATAATGTTGCTTAGGGCTTTAACTCAAAAAATGGGTGATTTGCAGCATCTGAGAAACTCTGTCACCGGAAAGCTGAGCTGGGTTTCTTCTGTTCGGCAGGCTCTTGGAATGACCGCATCACAGCTGGCCAGTCGCCTTGGTGTTTCGTCACCGCGCATAACGAAGATGGAGTCTAATGAATTGAACCTCAAAATATCAACAATGGAAAAAATCGCTCAAAGCATGGACTGCGATTTCGTTTACGGTTTTGTACCCAAGGATTCCCTACAGGCAACCATCGATAGACAGGCTCGCAAAAAAGCCGCGCAAATCCTGACCAAGGTGAATGCAAATATGGCTCTTGAAGATCAGTTGGCAAAGGACCCGCATATATTAGATGACCTTGCAAACGAGATGATAACAAAGAACATAAAACGAATATGGGATGAATAA
- a CDS encoding carbohydrate-binding domain-containing protein — translation MKSMRLPAIAISAVLGFVACSDDKGTDPNGSVPQTDPYGYNVPGSEIPGGNIPGYENPGSEIPSGDVPGTEIPGNENPYGEIPGGEVPGGENPGAEIPGGDVPGSNLPGDVSSSSALIPGDDTPILSSSSVGGTVPGTNPGGESGDDENDNEDSRTLDGTQILLKLSGTSATVENNNGCVEVADKAATITCPGAYYVTGESSDFQVVVNTPAAEKEGNTGIYLYNATLKSSNAPILVKNADKTVIHLVKGTTNVVEDGNGNHLFTKINGAQDTAKAAIYSRDDLNIKGAGTLTVKGKFRNGIQCSNDLKIKNGNITVEAEENAVKGKGSLQISGGTLNLTAKKGDGLESDECEEVNGECKNIVEGKGIIDIRGGNITIKAGDDGIDAANYVMISDSTEASNVKVTATGKGLVAEKYIYVNGGTLDVKSEGDDALHTHWQIYMNGGDVTINAKDDGIHADSALYMKGSTINVVTANEGIESYKIFAEGGITSTFATNDGWNGAGGPKENSGQYAAFSESGGHIVVSGGYHYISAKGNMVDVFDANGSGKMTGGVLILEITGESYENMGGFGGGWGGGFPGGGGGMGGGSGGCSSNMAGGLIDTDAGFEITGGVLLAFGNYSTDLPKCATVTYNNTSYYGSDKAAFKPTYQGNAIIYGGEVTSVAQVQTNGWTEVKFPNGVSYMHK, via the coding sequence ATGAAGTCAATGAGGTTGCCCGCAATTGCAATTTCTGCAGTTTTGGGTTTTGTGGCTTGTTCCGACGACAAGGGAACGGATCCCAACGGTTCCGTTCCGCAGACTGATCCCTATGGCTATAATGTTCCCGGCAGCGAGATTCCGGGTGGCAATATCCCCGGTTACGAGAATCCCGGTAGCGAAATTCCTAGCGGCGATGTCCCCGGCACCGAGATTCCGGGAAATGAAAATCCTTACGGCGAGATTCCCGGCGGTGAAGTTCCGGGTGGTGAAAACCCCGGTGCAGAAATCCCGGGCGGAGATGTTCCGGGCAGCAACTTGCCTGGCGACGTTTCCAGTTCGAGCGCCCTGATTCCGGGCGACGATACCCCTATCCTTAGCTCCAGCAGCGTGGGCGGCACCGTGCCGGGTACTAATCCGGGCGGCGAATCCGGTGACGACGAAAACGACAACGAAGATTCCAGAACACTGGACGGCACGCAGATTCTCCTGAAGCTTTCTGGCACCTCGGCCACCGTCGAAAACAATAACGGCTGCGTCGAAGTTGCAGACAAAGCTGCAACAATTACCTGCCCGGGCGCCTACTACGTAACGGGCGAATCTTCTGACTTCCAGGTGGTCGTAAACACTCCGGCCGCTGAAAAAGAAGGCAACACCGGCATTTACCTCTACAATGCCACCTTGAAAAGCTCTAACGCCCCGATTCTCGTGAAGAACGCCGACAAGACGGTGATTCACTTGGTCAAGGGCACCACCAACGTGGTCGAAGATGGCAACGGCAATCATTTGTTCACCAAGATCAACGGCGCTCAGGACACCGCAAAGGCCGCGATTTACTCCCGCGACGACTTGAACATCAAGGGCGCAGGCACCTTGACCGTCAAGGGCAAATTCAGGAACGGTATCCAATGCAGCAACGATCTTAAAATCAAGAACGGCAACATCACTGTCGAAGCCGAAGAAAATGCCGTCAAGGGCAAGGGCAGCCTCCAGATTTCGGGCGGCACGCTGAACCTTACCGCCAAAAAAGGCGACGGCCTCGAAAGTGACGAATGCGAAGAAGTCAATGGCGAATGCAAGAACATCGTCGAAGGCAAGGGCATCATCGATATCAGGGGCGGCAATATCACCATCAAGGCCGGCGACGACGGTATCGACGCAGCCAACTACGTGATGATCAGCGATTCCACCGAAGCATCCAACGTCAAGGTGACTGCTACGGGCAAGGGACTTGTTGCCGAAAAGTATATCTATGTCAATGGCGGCACGCTCGACGTAAAATCCGAAGGCGATGACGCCCTGCACACCCACTGGCAAATCTATATGAACGGCGGCGATGTCACGATCAACGCAAAGGACGATGGCATCCATGCGGATTCTGCCCTGTACATGAAGGGTTCCACCATCAACGTAGTCACTGCTAATGAAGGTATTGAATCTTACAAGATTTTTGCTGAAGGTGGCATCACCTCGACATTCGCAACAAACGACGGTTGGAACGGTGCCGGTGGCCCGAAGGAAAACTCCGGTCAGTATGCAGCGTTTAGCGAAAGCGGTGGCCATATCGTCGTGAGCGGTGGCTACCACTACATCAGCGCAAAGGGCAACATGGTCGACGTATTCGATGCGAACGGCTCCGGAAAGATGACCGGCGGCGTGCTGATTCTCGAAATCACCGGCGAAAGCTACGAGAACATGGGCGGCTTCGGCGGCGGCTGGGGCGGTGGATTCCCCGGCGGTGGCGGCGGCATGGGCGGCGGTAGCGGCGGATGCTCCTCCAACATGGCAGGCGGCTTGATCGATACGGATGCCGGCTTCGAAATTACCGGAGGCGTACTCCTTGCATTCGGCAACTACTCCACGGACCTCCCCAAGTGCGCCACTGTTACCTACAACAACACCAGTTACTACGGCTCCGACAAGGCGGCATTCAAGCCCACCTACCAGGGTAACGCGATTATCTACGGCGGCGAAGTAACATCGGTTGCGCAGGTACAGACGAACGGCTGGACAGAAGTCAAGTTCCCCAACGGCGTAAGCTACATGCACAAGTAA
- a CDS encoding (deoxy)nucleoside triphosphate pyrophosphohydrolase, whose product MKRIEVVAGIICDGAPHSAGTRFFATQRGYGEQKDGWEFPGGKMEPGETPQQALARELKEELAIDVSVGDFICTVEYDYPAFHLTMHCFYCTIAGNKAPELLEHEAARWLTRAELHSVNWLPADIEVVKAIERTAQK is encoded by the coding sequence ATGAAACGTATCGAAGTCGTTGCAGGCATTATTTGCGACGGGGCGCCACATTCAGCGGGAACCCGATTCTTTGCCACGCAGCGCGGCTACGGCGAACAAAAAGACGGCTGGGAATTCCCGGGCGGCAAAATGGAGCCTGGCGAAACCCCGCAACAGGCACTTGCCCGCGAACTCAAGGAAGAGCTCGCCATCGACGTAAGCGTAGGCGACTTTATTTGCACGGTGGAATACGACTACCCCGCTTTTCACTTGACGATGCACTGCTTTTATTGCACCATCGCAGGCAACAAGGCGCCGGAACTCCTGGAGCACGAGGCGGCCCGCTGGCTCACCCGTGCAGAGCTGCATTCGGTGAACTGGCTCCCTGCCGATATCGAAGTCGTCAAGGCAATCGAAAGAACTGCCCAAAAGTAG
- a CDS encoding MarR family winged helix-turn-helix transcriptional regulator encodes MNCPQLKLENQLCFPLYAASKEITRRYAPYLEPLDLTYTQYIVMLVLWEEKKCNVSELGKKLFLDSGTLTPLLKKLEAKGYIQRTREQTDERCLSVSLTDQGESLKRKAASVPKSMSRCVNLSDTEAKTLYTLLYKVLEGVEG; translated from the coding sequence ATGAACTGTCCCCAGCTAAAACTCGAAAACCAGCTGTGCTTTCCGCTGTATGCCGCGTCCAAAGAAATCACGCGCCGCTACGCCCCGTACCTGGAACCGCTCGACCTCACGTACACGCAGTACATTGTGATGCTCGTGCTGTGGGAAGAAAAAAAGTGCAACGTCTCTGAACTCGGCAAAAAGCTGTTTCTCGATTCCGGCACGCTCACCCCGCTCCTGAAAAAGCTCGAAGCCAAGGGCTACATCCAGCGCACCCGCGAACAAACCGACGAACGCTGCCTTTCCGTAAGCCTCACCGACCAAGGTGAATCGCTCAAGCGCAAGGCTGCAAGCGTCCCCAAGTCCATGTCCCGCTGCGTGAACCTCTCTGACACCGAAGCCAAGACCTTGTACACCCTACTGTACAAGGTCTTGGAAGGGGTTGAGGGGTAG
- a CDS encoding glutathione peroxidase — translation MATIYDFTLTDGKGNQVPLANFKGKVMLIVNTATGCGFTPHYKPIEQMYSDFHDKGFEVIDIPCNQFKGQTPGTDDEIHEFCTLHYGTEFPQMKKSDVNGPDELPLYTYLKSQKGFEGFGFGVKAAAMALLLKSIDKDYKKNPDIKWNFTKFVVDREGNVVARFEPTADMDAVRACVEKLL, via the coding sequence ATGGCAACCATCTACGATTTCACCCTCACCGATGGCAAGGGCAACCAGGTCCCGCTCGCAAATTTCAAGGGCAAGGTAATGCTCATCGTGAACACGGCGACCGGTTGCGGCTTTACCCCGCACTACAAGCCCATTGAACAGATGTACTCCGACTTTCACGACAAGGGCTTTGAAGTCATCGACATTCCCTGCAACCAGTTCAAGGGCCAGACCCCCGGCACCGACGACGAGATCCACGAATTCTGCACGCTCCATTACGGCACCGAATTCCCGCAAATGAAAAAGTCCGATGTGAACGGCCCTGACGAGCTGCCGCTCTACACCTACCTGAAATCGCAGAAGGGTTTTGAGGGTTTCGGTTTTGGCGTAAAGGCCGCCGCCATGGCGCTCTTGCTCAAGAGTATCGACAAGGATTACAAGAAAAATCCCGACATCAAGTGGAATTTCACCAAGTTCGTGGTCGACCGCGAAGGCAACGTTGTCGCGCGCTTCGAACCCACCGCCGACATGGACGCCGTGCGCGCCTGTGTAGAGAAACTGCTCTAG
- a CDS encoding mobile mystery protein B: MADIFTSDDNSTPLTPEEREGLKPRWVTLRSELNELETRNISEAETWLVSAKLKDILNDTFLMKLHKKMFGQVWKWAGEYRTTERNIGVAPYQIPVKLKALFDDVKFWVANETFPHTEIAVRLHHRLVLIHPFPNGNGRVSRLMADLLMQQMGEDRLYWGDGNLVDITDLRKRYVDALHAADGGNYTALLEFVHK, from the coding sequence ATGGCAGATATTTTCACATCTGATGACAACTCTACGCCACTTACTCCAGAAGAACGAGAAGGACTTAAGCCTCGCTGGGTGACGTTGCGGAGTGAACTCAACGAACTTGAAACGCGAAACATATCCGAAGCGGAAACTTGGCTTGTTTCAGCCAAACTCAAGGATATATTGAACGATACGTTTTTGATGAAGTTGCATAAGAAAATGTTTGGTCAGGTGTGGAAGTGGGCTGGTGAATACAGAACTACTGAACGCAATATCGGGGTTGCTCCGTACCAAATTCCCGTTAAGTTGAAGGCCCTGTTTGACGATGTGAAATTTTGGGTGGCGAATGAGACTTTTCCGCATACGGAAATCGCTGTTCGATTACATCATCGGTTGGTGTTGATACATCCATTCCCTAATGGGAACGGTCGTGTCTCTAGACTGATGGCAGACCTGCTTATGCAACAGATGGGCGAGGATCGCCTTTATTGGGGAGACGGAAACCTTGTTGACATAACGGATTTACGAAAGCGCTACGTAGATGCTTTGCATGCTGCCGATGGCGGAAACTATACGGCTCTACTGGAGTTTGTGCATAAGTGA